From Frateuria aurantia DSM 6220, one genomic window encodes:
- the thiL gene encoding thiamine-phosphate kinase, whose protein sequence is MEFSLIDRISGFTYQRRDDVLLGIGDDAALLQVPAGQSLVVAVDTMVEGVHFLPGTAPADLGWKALAVNLSDLAAMGAMPAWALLALTLPTGDAAFVDGFAAGFAALARPHRLALVGGDTTGGPLAFSVTVHGFVPPDQALTRDGAREGDLVMVTGSVGEGAGGLACLRKYGVQVQDEGDIGQLVARVRRPRPQLGAGLALRGQATACIDISDGLLADLGHICRRSGVGAELDADRLPLSDALQSVFGAEQACRFGLSGGDDYELCFTVPESRAHAVQGDLARIGCSATPIGRIVRGEGVGVRDAGGQWLDIESAGWDHFAA, encoded by the coding sequence ATGGAATTCAGTCTGATCGACCGCATCAGCGGCTTCACCTATCAGCGGCGTGATGACGTGCTGCTGGGCATCGGCGATGATGCCGCCCTGCTGCAGGTACCGGCGGGCCAGAGTCTGGTCGTCGCCGTCGATACCATGGTCGAGGGCGTGCATTTTCTGCCCGGCACGGCTCCGGCCGATCTGGGCTGGAAGGCGCTGGCCGTGAATTTATCCGATCTGGCGGCGATGGGGGCGATGCCGGCCTGGGCCTTGCTGGCCCTGACCTTGCCCACGGGTGATGCCGCCTTTGTGGATGGCTTTGCCGCCGGTTTCGCCGCCCTGGCCCGGCCCCATCGGCTGGCCCTGGTCGGTGGTGATACCACGGGCGGTCCACTGGCTTTCAGCGTCACCGTGCATGGTTTCGTGCCTCCCGACCAGGCCCTGACCCGCGACGGTGCCCGCGAGGGTGATCTGGTGATGGTGACCGGCAGTGTCGGCGAAGGTGCCGGAGGTCTGGCCTGCCTGCGCAAATACGGCGTGCAGGTCCAGGACGAGGGTGACATCGGGCAGCTGGTTGCCCGTGTGCGCAGGCCCCGCCCGCAACTTGGGGCAGGCCTGGCACTGCGGGGCCAGGCTACGGCCTGCATCGATATTTCCGATGGTCTGCTGGCTGATCTGGGCCATATCTGTCGTCGCAGTGGCGTGGGGGCCGAGCTCGACGCCGACCGGCTGCCCCTGTCCGATGCCTTGCAGTCGGTGTTCGGCGCGGAGCAGGCTTGTCGCTTCGGTCTGTCCGGTGGCGATGATTACGAATTGTGCTTCACCGTGCCCGAGTCCCGCGCCCATGCGGTGCAGGGGGATCTGGCGCGGATCGGCTGCAGCGCCACCCCGATCGGCCGCATCGTGCGGGGCGAGGGGGTCGGCGTGCGTGACGCCGGTGGACAGTGGCTCGATATCGAATCGGCCGGCTGGGATCACTTCGCGGCATGA
- the nusB gene encoding transcription antitermination factor NusB, translated as MSRRPEGVDLAARSRARRRALQAIYAWQMSGSHMQAVVEQFRHEQDMEIADIEYFEDLLHGVERHVDELDAQIKPFVDREVTQIDPIERAALRLAAYELAHRPDVPYRVVINEAIEVTKRFGADHGHSYVNGVLDKLAASLRGTEKQGQA; from the coding sequence ATGAGCCGCCGTCCCGAGGGCGTGGATCTGGCCGCGCGTTCGCGCGCCCGTCGCCGCGCCCTGCAGGCCATCTATGCCTGGCAGATGAGCGGCAGCCACATGCAGGCCGTGGTCGAGCAGTTCCGCCATGAGCAGGACATGGAAATTGCCGATATCGAATATTTCGAGGATCTGCTGCATGGTGTCGAGCGCCATGTCGACGAACTGGATGCGCAGATCAAGCCCTTCGTCGACCGCGAAGTGACCCAGATCGATCCGATCGAACGCGCCGCCCTGCGGCTGGCGGCCTACGAGCTGGCCCATCGGCCGGACGTGCCCTACCGCGTGGTGATCAACGAGGCGATCGAAGTGACCAAGCGCTTCGGTGCCGACCACGGTCACAGTTATGTCAACGGCGTGCTGGACAAGCTGGCGGCCAGCTTGCGCGGTACGGAAAAACAGGGCCAGGCCTGA
- the ribH gene encoding 6,7-dimethyl-8-ribityllumazine synthase: MQILEGDFATPKGRFAIVAGRFNGFVVEPLVHGARDALVRHGVDDAAIDLVKVPGAWEIALAARKLADSGRYAAVIALGAVIRGSTPHFDYVAGESAKGLAQAALSTGVPVIFGVLTTDSIEQAIERAGTKAGNKGADAALAAIEMVNLYGKLA, translated from the coding sequence ATGCAGATTCTAGAAGGCGATTTCGCCACCCCCAAGGGCCGGTTTGCCATCGTGGCGGGCCGCTTCAACGGCTTCGTGGTCGAGCCCCTGGTTCACGGTGCGCGCGATGCGCTGGTGCGTCATGGCGTGGACGATGCCGCCATTGATCTGGTCAAGGTACCGGGTGCCTGGGAAATCGCGCTGGCGGCCCGCAAGCTGGCCGACAGTGGCCGTTATGCCGCCGTGATCGCCCTGGGCGCGGTGATTCGCGGCTCGACCCCGCATTTCGACTATGTCGCCGGCGAATCGGCCAAGGGTCTGGCCCAGGCTGCCCTGAGCACCGGCGTGCCGGTGATCTTCGGCGTACTGACCACCGACAGTATCGAGCAGGCCATCGAGCGTGCCGGCACCAAGGCCGGCAACAAGGGCGCTGACGCGGCCCTGGCGGCGATCGAGATGGTCAACCTGTACGGGAAGCTGGCATGA
- a CDS encoding TolC family protein → MKRLAWILGLSWLSLTAHAEDLLDICRQAISHDPQLALAGATRRYTAEAVPLARSALLPQISGSYGISQDRATSSAGTVISGSTVINTGNGGVGHQRTLSAGVSASQSLLNLQDIASLWSAHASVNAQNALYQGSLQDLYVRVAQAYLKAIQYRSYDQAYQAYAEISQQVWQQVAARNAHGLASKIDVNQAMTSYGLARTEAVDYHNQYNDALEALRQITGSPVGRLLQLADPIPLQTAVPASEDYWIERASSNNPTVVADQFKLDAALRAILAARAAHLPTLSATISYNKNPTWTQFESQHSRTTDTAIGLSLSVPIFSGGAMHAQVRQAIASRDQGVDQLEIDRRQVVRDARNYYRSLAAGVEQVRMARDSAIAAAAAVKSARAGLLVAATDMTTVLYTIEYQAEANTEYAYARNQFLMNQLLLKQAAGDVTWQDLEALNRLLR, encoded by the coding sequence TTGAAGCGACTGGCTTGGATACTGGGGCTGTCTTGGCTTTCCCTGACGGCTCATGCCGAGGATCTGCTTGATATCTGCCGGCAGGCGATCAGTCACGATCCCCAGCTGGCCTTGGCCGGGGCCACTCGCCGCTATACGGCCGAGGCCGTACCCTTGGCGCGATCCGCCCTGCTGCCGCAGATCAGCGGCAGCTACGGCATCAGCCAGGACCGGGCCACCAGCAGTGCCGGCACGGTGATCAGCGGCAGCACCGTGATCAACACCGGCAATGGCGGGGTCGGCCATCAGCGGACGCTGTCGGCTGGCGTCAGTGCCAGCCAGTCCTTGCTCAATCTGCAGGACATCGCCAGCCTGTGGTCGGCCCATGCTTCGGTCAATGCACAGAATGCCTTGTATCAGGGCTCGCTGCAGGACTTGTATGTCCGGGTGGCGCAGGCTTATCTGAAGGCCATTCAATATCGCAGCTATGATCAGGCCTATCAGGCCTATGCCGAGATCTCACAGCAGGTCTGGCAGCAGGTTGCCGCCCGCAATGCCCATGGTTTGGCCTCGAAGATCGATGTGAACCAGGCCATGACCTCCTACGGCTTGGCCAGGACCGAGGCCGTCGATTATCACAATCAATACAATGATGCGCTGGAAGCCTTGCGGCAGATCACCGGAAGTCCGGTCGGCAGGCTGCTGCAGCTGGCCGATCCGATTCCGCTGCAGACAGCCGTGCCGGCCTCCGAGGACTACTGGATCGAACGCGCCAGCTCCAACAATCCCACGGTGGTGGCCGACCAATTCAAGCTGGATGCTGCGCTGCGCGCCATTCTGGCGGCGCGGGCGGCGCATCTGCCGACCCTCAGCGCGACCATCAGCTACAACAAGAATCCGACCTGGACCCAGTTCGAATCCCAGCACTCCCGGACCACGGACACGGCCATCGGTCTGAGCCTCAGCGTGCCGATCTTCAGCGGGGGGGCGATGCATGCACAGGTACGCCAGGCGATTGCCAGCCGGGACCAGGGGGTGGACCAGCTGGAAATCGATCGGCGGCAAGTCGTCCGCGATGCCCGCAACTATTACCGCAGTCTGGCGGCTGGCGTCGAACAGGTAAGGATGGCACGGGACTCGGCGATCGCCGCCGCCGCCGCGGTCAAGAGCGCGCGTGCCGGTCTGCTGGTCGCGGCGACCGACATGACGACGGTGCTGTACACCATCGAGTATCAGGCCGAGGCCAATACCGAATATGCCTATGCCCGCAACCAGTTCCTGATGAACCAGCTGCTGTTGAAGCAGGCGGCCGGCGATGTCACCTGGCAGGATCTGGAAGCGCTCAACCGACTGCTGCGCTGA
- the hemP gene encoding hemin uptake protein HemP: MSSVLSARPTIEAPRPLLAANERRMTPVRHIPVRVIESQVLLDGSRELVIAHQGQSYHLRLTRNDKLILTK, encoded by the coding sequence ATGTCCAGCGTACTTTCCGCACGCCCCACGATCGAAGCTCCGCGCCCCCTGTTGGCCGCCAATGAACGGCGGATGACGCCGGTCCGCCATATCCCGGTCCGCGTCATCGAAAGTCAGGTGCTGCTGGACGGCTCGCGCGAGCTGGTGATTGCCCATCAGGGGCAGTCCTATCACCTGCGTCTTACCCGCAACGACAAGCTGATTCTGACCAAGTGA
- the ribB gene encoding 3,4-dihydroxy-2-butanone-4-phosphate synthase translates to MAFDSIASIIEDLRQGRMVIIVDDEDRENEGDLVMAAEKVRPADINFMIKEARGLLCLPVTESRAAQLGLAPMVNANQSPYHTNFTVSIEAADGVTTGISAPDRARTIQAAVAAGARAEDLVRPGHIFPLIARPGGVLQRAGHTEAGCDLVGLAGLEPAAALIEILRDDGEMARRPELERFALQHGLKIGTIAALIQYRLATEVLVDAVRTDTVETPQGAFRRALFRDRIDGQLHELWSLGDPGSLDPAAAEVVLVPAGSEWQSGTVPPELESIGQAGDGLLVRISVGDGHDSERRRWDRRQLATQILGQLCPDAPAAVGITT, encoded by the coding sequence ATGGCATTCGACAGCATCGCTTCCATCATTGAAGACCTGCGGCAGGGCCGCATGGTGATCATCGTCGATGACGAAGATCGGGAAAACGAAGGTGACCTGGTCATGGCCGCGGAAAAAGTGCGGCCCGCAGACATCAACTTCATGATCAAGGAGGCACGCGGCCTGCTGTGCCTGCCGGTCACCGAATCCCGGGCAGCGCAGCTGGGACTGGCGCCGATGGTCAACGCCAACCAGTCGCCCTACCACACCAATTTCACGGTTTCGATCGAGGCCGCCGACGGCGTCACGACCGGTATTTCGGCCCCGGACCGGGCACGGACCATCCAGGCGGCCGTGGCTGCCGGGGCGAGAGCGGAAGATCTGGTCCGCCCCGGCCATATTTTTCCCCTGATCGCTCGTCCCGGCGGTGTGCTGCAGCGGGCAGGCCATACCGAAGCGGGCTGCGATCTGGTGGGTCTGGCCGGACTGGAGCCCGCGGCCGCACTGATCGAGATCCTGCGCGATGACGGCGAGATGGCCCGGCGCCCGGAACTGGAACGGTTTGCTCTGCAGCATGGTCTGAAGATCGGCACCATTGCCGCCCTGATCCAGTATCGACTGGCCACTGAAGTGCTGGTGGATGCCGTGCGGACCGATACGGTCGAGACGCCCCAGGGGGCATTCCGGCGTGCGCTGTTCCGTGATCGCATCGATGGCCAGCTGCATGAATTGTGGTCACTGGGCGATCCCGGTTCACTGGATCCGGCGGCGGCCGAGGTGGTGCTGGTGCCCGCCGGTTCTGAGTGGCAGTCAGGTACCGTGCCCCCCGAGCTGGAATCCATCGGCCAGGCCGGGGACGGCTTGCTGGTGCGGATTTCGGTCGGCGACGGACATGACAGCGAGCGCCGTCGTTGGGATCGCCGCCAGTTGGCGACTCAGATCCTTGGTCAGTTGTGCCCGGATGCGCCTGCGGCTGTTGGCATCACGACCTGA
- a CDS encoding aldo/keto reductase has product MQYQSSGRHGLILSALGLDFRASARSGLGRGAVRELLAEVVDSGINYFHTRTAAADADMQRLLGELISDLHLPRDAYCLGAQLGAATTERPWPTQRGLSRKALRESCDQTLRRLDVEYLDLVFCEAGDPATPLAETLLAMDDLIRQGKVLYWGLTGWSAAGVAAVQELAALESRRAPIMQQQTLLSPAADPAQPYREALSQLAEWTGLRADGQPATAAAVHEVLTRTDLGSLIVPCRQPKELAGWLDCLPAPV; this is encoded by the coding sequence ATGCAATACCAAAGCTCGGGCCGGCATGGCCTGATCCTCTCGGCGCTGGGGCTCGACTTTCGTGCATCGGCGCGATCGGGCCTGGGGCGAGGCGCGGTGCGCGAGCTGCTGGCCGAAGTGGTCGACAGCGGCATCAACTACTTCCACACCCGCACGGCGGCGGCCGATGCCGACATGCAGCGGCTGCTGGGCGAACTGATCAGTGATCTGCATCTGCCCAGGGATGCGTATTGCCTGGGGGCCCAGCTTGGCGCCGCCACGACGGAGCGGCCCTGGCCGACCCAGCGCGGACTCTCCCGCAAGGCTTTGCGCGAGTCCTGTGACCAGACGCTGCGAAGGCTGGATGTCGAGTATCTGGATCTGGTCTTCTGCGAGGCCGGAGATCCGGCCACTCCGTTGGCGGAAACTCTGCTGGCGATGGATGACCTGATCCGTCAGGGCAAGGTCCTGTACTGGGGACTGACCGGCTGGTCGGCAGCGGGTGTGGCTGCCGTGCAGGAGCTGGCCGCGCTTGAGTCCCGGCGAGCGCCGATCATGCAGCAGCAGACCCTGCTGTCACCTGCTGCCGATCCGGCGCAGCCATACCGGGAAGCGCTCAGCCAGCTGGCCGAATGGACTGGGTTACGGGCCGACGGGCAGCCGGCGACCGCCGCAGCGGTGCACGAAGTGCTGACGCGAACTGATCTGGGCAGCTTGATCGTGCCCTGCCGCCAGCCGAAGGAACTCGCTGGCTGGCTGGACTGCCTGCCGGCTCCGGTTTGA
- a CDS encoding phosphatidylglycerophosphatase A family protein has protein sequence MTIGRERLQLTPAQRRDLMASPAGWLATGFGSGLAPVAQGTVGSAVSLLPWLWLRHCSLTNYLLLLLAGCLLGCWACSVAGRRLGVDDHRALVWDEFIGQWLALLPVLDQPGWWWPLAGFGLFRLFDAGKPWPVSWLDRHLKGGVGVMLDDVAAGALAALVLWGLVRWLG, from the coding sequence ATGACGATCGGTCGCGAGCGTCTGCAGCTGACGCCGGCCCAGCGCCGGGATCTGATGGCCTCTCCGGCCGGCTGGCTGGCTACCGGCTTCGGCAGCGGCCTGGCGCCGGTCGCGCAAGGGACGGTCGGTTCGGCCGTGTCCTTGCTGCCCTGGCTGTGGCTGCGTCATTGCAGCCTGACCAATTATCTGCTGCTGCTGCTGGCGGGTTGCCTGCTGGGCTGCTGGGCCTGCTCGGTGGCCGGACGCCGGCTGGGCGTGGATGATCACCGGGCCTTGGTATGGGATGAATTCATCGGTCAGTGGCTGGCCTTGCTGCCGGTGCTGGATCAGCCCGGCTGGTGGTGGCCGTTGGCCGGTTTCGGTCTGTTCCGGCTGTTCGATGCAGGCAAGCCTTGGCCGGTCAGCTGGCTGGATCGTCATCTCAAGGGCGGTGTCGGCGTGATGCTTGACGATGTCGCCGCCGGTGCTCTGGCCGCGCTGGTGCTGTGGGGGCTGGTCCGCTGGCTGGGTTGA
- a CDS encoding riboflavin synthase, producing MFTGIIQAVGSLRRREPRGGDVRLAIDTGSLDLADVALGDSIAVSGVCLTVVSLEARGFTADVSNETLSLTTLGGLASGDAVNLEKALRLADRLGGHLVSGHVDGLGRIISITPDARSLRWTFEVPPALARYIVAKGSVCIDGTSLTVNEINGQRFGINLIPHTVEHTAFSQRRPGDAVNIEVDLVARYIERLVGGQGGGGISAEFLQRHGFA from the coding sequence ATGTTTACAGGAATCATCCAGGCCGTAGGATCCCTGCGGCGGCGTGAACCGCGTGGCGGTGACGTCCGCCTGGCCATCGATACCGGTTCGCTGGATCTGGCCGATGTCGCTCTGGGCGACAGCATCGCGGTTTCCGGCGTCTGCCTGACCGTTGTCAGTCTGGAAGCGCGGGGCTTCACCGCCGATGTCTCCAACGAAACCCTGTCCCTGACGACCCTGGGTGGTCTGGCCAGCGGTGACGCGGTCAATCTGGAGAAGGCCTTGCGTCTGGCCGACAGGCTGGGCGGACATCTGGTCTCCGGCCATGTCGATGGTCTGGGTCGCATCATCTCGATCACGCCGGATGCGCGCTCCCTGCGCTGGACCTTTGAGGTACCGCCGGCCCTGGCCCGTTATATCGTGGCCAAGGGCTCGGTCTGCATCGACGGCACCAGCCTGACTGTCAATGAGATCAACGGCCAGCGCTTCGGCATCAACCTGATTCCGCATACCGTGGAGCACACCGCTTTCAGTCAGCGTCGCCCCGGAGATGCCGTCAATATCGAGGTCGATCTGGTCGCGCGCTATATCGAGCGCCTGGTCGGCGGTCAGGGTGGTGGTGGCATCTCCGCGGAATTTCTGCAGCGCCACGGTTTCGCCTGA
- a CDS encoding efflux RND transporter periplasmic adaptor subunit — protein sequence MIRDTAAQDQLIERKSGWRRWWRLGVVALVLVIAAVAGLPTLGRLFSATASVSSSRLAFGTVSQGSFVRDIAAEGQVVAANSPTLYASYGGAVVLKVRAGDRVSQGEVLASIDSPELSNKLAQEQSNADAAKVAWLQAQVDARQKRSDQQNTYDNALLERNGAARDLKRTQLALDAGAVTQQQVDQAQDALDKAKNSLAQAKADQGLGENSLSFNIQAKKLAYEHEVLMVQDLQRQVENLAVRSPVDGQVGQLFIAPSAAVAKDAQLLSVIDLKALEVQMQVPESLARDLGIGMSGVISGNGQTWNGLVSAISPEVVNGEVAARLRFVGQAPDQLRQNQRLSVRVLLDHRENVVTVPRGSFVDELGGAFAYVVHDRLATRVPVRLGASSIDKVEVLDGLKPGDKVVISGTDNFNNAASVAISD from the coding sequence ATGATTCGGGATACAGCAGCGCAGGATCAGTTGATCGAGCGCAAAAGCGGCTGGCGACGATGGTGGCGGCTGGGTGTCGTGGCTCTGGTGCTGGTCATCGCCGCGGTGGCCGGCTTGCCAACACTTGGCCGTCTGTTTTCGGCCACCGCTTCGGTCAGCAGTTCACGGCTGGCCTTCGGTACGGTCAGCCAGGGCAGCTTCGTGCGGGATATCGCGGCCGAGGGCCAGGTGGTGGCGGCCAACAGCCCGACCCTGTATGCCAGTTATGGCGGGGCCGTGGTTCTGAAGGTCAGGGCTGGCGATCGGGTCAGCCAGGGCGAGGTGCTGGCCAGCATCGACAGTCCGGAGCTGAGCAACAAGCTGGCCCAGGAGCAGTCCAATGCCGATGCAGCCAAGGTGGCCTGGTTGCAGGCCCAGGTCGATGCGCGCCAGAAGCGTTCGGACCAGCAGAACACCTATGACAATGCCTTGCTGGAGCGCAATGGTGCTGCCCGTGACCTGAAGCGGACCCAGCTGGCCCTGGATGCCGGGGCGGTGACCCAGCAGCAGGTCGATCAGGCCCAGGATGCGCTGGACAAGGCCAAGAACAGTCTTGCCCAGGCCAAGGCCGATCAAGGCCTGGGCGAGAACAGTCTGAGCTTCAATATCCAGGCCAAGAAGCTGGCCTACGAGCATGAAGTGCTGATGGTTCAGGACTTGCAGCGTCAGGTGGAAAACCTGGCTGTGCGCTCGCCGGTGGATGGTCAGGTCGGTCAGTTGTTTATCGCGCCCAGCGCCGCCGTCGCCAAGGATGCGCAGCTGCTCAGTGTGATCGATCTGAAGGCGCTTGAAGTGCAGATGCAGGTGCCGGAAAGTCTGGCCCGGGATCTGGGCATCGGCATGTCCGGCGTAATCAGCGGCAATGGCCAGACCTGGAACGGCCTGGTCAGTGCGATCTCGCCCGAGGTCGTCAATGGCGAAGTGGCGGCGCGGCTGCGCTTTGTCGGTCAGGCGCCTGATCAGCTCAGGCAGAACCAGCGCCTGTCCGTGCGCGTACTGCTGGATCATCGCGAAAACGTGGTGACCGTGCCGCGTGGTTCGTTTGTGGATGAGCTGGGCGGTGCTTTCGCCTATGTGGTGCATGACCGGCTGGCTACCCGCGTGCCGGTGCGGCTGGGGGCCAGCAGCATCGACAAGGTCGAAGTGCTGGACGGCCTCAAGCCCGGCGACAAAGTGGTGATCTCGGGCACCGACAATTTCAACAATGCCGCCTCGGTGGCCATCAGCGACTGA
- a CDS encoding LD-carboxypeptidase, producing the protein MSSSFPPVIHLLAPSSVPADLGVARRGVQRLQQLGCDVRHAGVLERTMQRFAGSDLERAADINQLATSAELPDLALAVRGGYGASRLLAMLDYPALAERLRAQCLPLVGYSDFTALQMALYSQAGLITLGGPMLTDFGAATPSIFSWERFWAALSQVQPELAWRPVSQPAAGLDLQGPLWGGNLAMLCSLLGTPYFPAIEDGLLFLEDVGEAPYRIERLLYQLLWSGVLDRQQAVILGDFTDCSGGPRDQGYGLSDALAQFRRHCPIPVIDGLPFGHDRDKATLPFGAPGHLWTAGDQVCLSFHGHPRLARPFAPPLPSADPA; encoded by the coding sequence ATGTCCAGCTCGTTTCCTCCCGTGATTCATCTGCTGGCGCCCTCCAGCGTGCCGGCCGACCTGGGTGTGGCACGTCGAGGTGTGCAGCGTCTGCAGCAACTGGGTTGCGACGTCCGCCATGCCGGTGTGCTGGAACGGACGATGCAGCGTTTTGCCGGCAGCGACCTCGAGCGGGCGGCGGATATCAACCAGCTGGCCACGTCGGCGGAACTGCCGGATCTGGCGCTGGCGGTGCGTGGCGGTTATGGCGCCAGCCGTCTGCTGGCGATGCTGGACTACCCGGCCCTGGCCGAGCGCCTGCGGGCGCAGTGCCTGCCCCTGGTCGGCTACAGCGATTTCACGGCGCTGCAGATGGCCTTGTATAGCCAGGCTGGCCTGATCACCCTGGGCGGGCCGATGCTGACCGATTTCGGGGCGGCTACGCCCAGTATCTTCAGCTGGGAGCGGTTCTGGGCGGCACTGAGTCAGGTGCAGCCGGAACTGGCGTGGCGACCGGTCTCGCAACCCGCCGCCGGGCTGGACCTGCAGGGGCCGCTGTGGGGCGGCAATCTGGCGATGCTGTGCAGTTTGTTGGGGACCCCTTATTTCCCGGCCATCGAAGATGGTCTGCTGTTTCTGGAGGATGTCGGCGAGGCACCTTACCGGATCGAGCGGCTGCTGTACCAGTTGCTGTGGTCCGGGGTGCTGGATCGCCAGCAAGCGGTGATACTGGGTGATTTCACCGATTGCAGCGGTGGCCCCAGGGATCAGGGCTACGGCTTGAGCGATGCGCTGGCCCAGTTCCGGCGGCACTGTCCGATACCGGTCATCGATGGTCTGCCTTTCGGCCATGATCGGGACAAGGCCACCCTGCCTTTCGGGGCCCCGGGCCACCTGTGGACAGCGGGCGATCAGGTCTGTCTGAGCTTCCACGGCCACCCCCGGCTGGCGCGGCCTTTTGCGCCGCCGCTGCCATCGGCGGACCCGGCATAA